The sequence CTGACAGCAAACAGACGGAGAAACAGGCAGAGGGACATGGTGAGCACTGAGCAGAGAACGACAAATTAATGAACAGTTCATTTGTGAGTTTAATGAAAGAGTTTATTATCCGTTGAATGAGCTCGGGGACCATGTAAGCTTATTATGGAGCATATATATGAGGAGTGTGCATTGCAAATGTTTGCTTTGAGACTATTTATGCTATGTTAACGTTCCTATTTGGACTATGTTTGTCCAGTTGTGGTGACCTGTTTAGACCCGTTTGTGGAGGCTATCCGGCGTAAGGAGGCTGCAGACAAGAAGAAGATGTGTAAGGGCATGACGCTGTGTGTGTGCTACGCTGCCAGCATCGGGGGCACTGCCACCCTCACAGGGACTGGCCCCAACCTGGTGCTCAAGGGACAGATGAATCAGTGGGTACCTTCAGCTATGGATTGTGTCCTCAGTGTATTTCAGTACTTTCAAATCATGTATCTTTCAAATCATCTTTTTCTTTATGTGTTAATGTTAATAATATTTTATGTTTCCCTCAGGCTGTTTCCTAACAATGGCGATGTCATCAATTTTGCGTCCTGGTTCGGCTTTGCTTTCCCCAACATGATTCTGATGCTGACCCTGGCTTGGCTCTGGCTGCAGTTTGTCTTTATGGGATTCAAGTGAGTTTCAGATCAAAATATGATGTTTTATCTTTCAGTCAGAGATCCTCATTTGAATCACTCTACTGAATTCAATTTACTACTGAAGTCACCCTTTAAGTCttaacccctttctctccctccattcccagTTTTAAGAAGACGTGGGGCTGTGGGGCAgtgaagacagagaaagagatagcTGTGTACAATGTGATCAAGGAGCAGCATCGTCAGCTGGGCTCCATGTCTTTTGGAGAGCTGAGTGTGCTGGGTCTGTTCAGTTGTCTGGTGGTTCTGTGGTTCACCAGAGATCCTGGCTTCGTGGCAGGCTGGGCCACATACATCTTCAATGCTGACGCAGAGTACGGCCCTTTACTGTTCATACATACTACACTGTACATACACAGCATATTTCACAGGCCTAGTATGCTTTtcaaatggcattctattccctttatagttcactacgtttgaccaggggccatattgctctggtcaaatgtagtgagccataaagggaatatggtgccatttgagatgcagccctAATCAATACAAAGAAGACTTGAGACCGTAATAAAAACATTACATTGACCAAttaaacactatatatacaaaactatgtggacacccgttcaaattagtggattcggctatttcagccacacccgttgctgacaggtgtataaaattgagcacacatccatgcaatctccatagacaaacattggcagtagaatggccttactgaagagctcagtgactatcAACGTGACACTGTCAtatgccacctttccagcaagtcagttcgtcaaatttctgccctgcttgagctgccttggtcaactgtaagtgctgctatttgtaagtgctgttattgtgaagtggaaatgtcaaggagcaacaacggctcagctgcgaagtggtaggccacacaagctcacagaacgggtcacttcactaccgagtttcaaactgcctttggaagcaacgtcagcacaagaactgtcgATCGGGAggttcatgaaattggtttccatggccgagcagccgcacacaagcctaagatcgccgtgtgcaatgccaagcgtcaactggagtggtgtaaacctcgccgccattggactctggagcagtggaaacgtgttctctggagtgatgaatcacgcttcaccatctggcagtccggtggatgaatctgggtttagcagatgccaggagaacgctacctgccccaatgcatagtgccaactgtaaagtttggtggaggaggaataatgatcttgagctgtttttcatggttcaggctaggccccttagttccagtgaaggaaatctTAATGCaacagcatataatgacattcttccaacttggggaaggccctttcctgtttcagcataacaaagtccccgtgcacaaagcgaggtccatacagaaatggtttgtcgagattggtgtggaagaacttgactggcctgcacagagccctgacctcaaccctatcgaacacctttgggatgaattggaatgccgactgtgagccaggcgtAATCGCACAACATcattgcccaacctcactaatgctcttgtggctggatggaagcaagtccctgcagcaatgttccaacttctagtggaaatccttcccagaagagtggaggctgttatagcagcaaagtggggaccaacttcatattaatgcccatgattgtggaatgagatgtttgacaagcatacttttggtcatgtggtgtatcTCACTTCCCATATACTTCAATacttcacaagaaaaaataagCAAGAAAACATGAAATGTGTGTCTGAATGCTGACAGATAACCACCCTATCTTTATCTATCCTTCCCTCCAGATATGTAACTGATGCCACAGTGGCAGTGTTCATCGCTGTCCTTCTCTTCGTCCTGCCTTCCAAGCCCCCACGCTTCTGTTGCAGGAGGTCCCAAAGCTTTGACACTGGTAAACCATGTTTTTAAACAACACATAAAATGTAACAAGCATGGTAGCTGATCTTGAGTATGCTACTTTGGTATCTAAGGATATGAAGACTTGAAGACCATTACAATCGCATGTCTGTAACAGTGATTTGTTAACCTCTCTACAGAGCACCAACACCCAGCTGACCCCACACCAGCTCTGCTGACCTGGAAGGTGGCCCAGAAGAAGTTACCCTGGAGCATTGTTCTCCTCTTGGGGGGAGGGTTCGCCCTGGCCAAGGGCAGCGAGGTGAGAGACAGTGCCTGTTGCAGGGGAACTGTTGCAGGGGAACTTTCCTGACATCCTGgcaatgtaaaacttgtagtgtatttgaggtttaaaaaggcttctgaagtttatacgaaaaatgtatcaacccctacaaaaatgtacatgaattataatccacataataatgaatttcctgttgctgcaggattatgttcctgctgtagcaaactggctcacaTTAAAATTCTATATCTCTACGGTATAATCTTTATTCGCTTTCCACAGAAACTTTTTAACCAAAAAAGTCAGATCCTCACGGAGAACTGAATCATCCCATATTTCATCAGGATCATTGTGACAAAGGGACATTTTTGATTAGTCAACACAGCTCCACCCTGTTCACTCCACCCTGTTGGGTCTTGAGATGAAACATAGGGCATATAATGTGGGATGACACAGGTGACATATTAGCTGCTTACTTAGCCACTAAATTACACTAAAATCAACCTTTCTGTCTTTGCATACTGTACAcagtatgtacaggtaactgccaaaataaaggaaacaaaacaccatcataaagtgtcttaatagggcgttagGCCACCACGAGcacaatgtgccttggcatagtTTCTACTATTGTCTGGAACGCTATttgagggatgcgacaccattcttccacaagaaatgtaataatttggtgttttgttgatggtggtggaaaacactgtctctgGCGCCattccagaatctcccataagtgttcaattgggttgagttccaGTGACTGagacacatagaaacacaaatacacacacacacacactttaaaccccctatgcccCTTTGAAAcctctctttcaaagtcactgagatctcttcttctaaccatggtagccaaaataatggacaactgggcatttttaaacatgaccctaagcatgatgggatgttaattgcttattTAATTCAGGAACCAAAACTGTGTTGAAGCACCTgcttcatttactcaagtgtttcctttattttggtagttacAGTACCTGTACATGTGTAGATGTATGTGAGTCTGGTTATGTATCCGACACCATAAGAGTGCCATGGTTGTTTGAGACTGATTGCATGGTTTTGTACATGCTCCTGCAGGAGTCAGGTCTGTCTATGTGGATGGGGGACCAGATGACTCCCCTCCACACCATCCCACCCTGGGCCATCGCTATCATCCTGTGTCTGCTGATCGCCATCTTCACAGAGTGCACCAGTAATGTGGCCACTGCCACTCTCTTCCTACCTGTCCTCGCCTCAATGGTAAGATTCAACACACAGCTCTGTATTAATAACACAATACTAGGCCCTTGTTAGGTGGAGtggaacaggggaacccaagagcagactcagacgaggagactgggatgaagtaaccaaggtattaattgaaacacagggggaagatggagtgcaggtcaggggaagctcgggcgggTTGCAGGacaccaggtgcggaggctgaggctggagcgagaggggttgggacagggtaagcagatccggaggggaatccaagggagtagtagagtggggaatccaggacagagtagcaggatgacgagacgtaggactggagacagggaccagagccAGAGCGGGCtgaactgtagcggagaggaaaacagcatcaggcaaggaaaacaggcacaacaaGATAACAGGATCTAAATAGTAACAAACGGCTAGAAgcgtagactgactgagcagagattacgatctggcagcgtggaagtggcagggctgagtatttgtagaggtcttgattatggaacaggttgcagctggtggcgatcggctctgactccagcacacctgtctccgcccacacaatctcacagagagagagagagagagagggagagagcactggggagtggcggcaggtcaaggagacacaggatgagcagtagagggcgtgGCAGAAGCAGATGTAACAGCCCCACTACAtaatactacaccactacacaatactacacaatactTCACAATACTACACTACTGCACAATACTACATTACAATACTACAAAATACTATACTACTCTACACTAGTACacaatactacactactacaccataCTATTCAATACTACACACTATTACAATACTCCACAATACTGCACAAtactacaatactacacaatgctacactactacacaatattacagtattacacaACTGGAAGCAGGAATACAATAGCTATCCAGTCTGGTAAACTGCTCTGACACGCGGACACGTACAGTACATACCTCAGCAGTACTTTCAATGGCTTGAACACTGTAGCTCCTTGATGTGAAGTACAGTGCTTACCAGTGTAAGCCCAATCAGAAATCTCCCCTATAGGAGTGCAGCATTGAAACTACTCCCAGTGGAAGCCGGCCTACATGTCCTTGTTTGGTTGCCCTGGCCTGTAGTTGTTAGTCATTTGGGATGAATATATTTGGTCCCCTTCCCTGGGCCCCTCCTTCTATAGCCACCCTGCCAAACACACCAATTGAGCTCTGTGGCTTGTCCTGGTGCCAACCCCCATCTACGCTGATGAATGGTATCACTGTGCCCAGTGCCCAAGCACTCAGAGAGGACCCAAGCTGGGCCATGCCGGAATGTGCCAAGCTTGGGtatagagagaaggatttattgaGGTCAAAGCCAACAGGAGTGCATGAAGATGACATAAGTATAGAAAAGGGTGAGTGaaagaggggaagaagaggaagaaaaaTGGGGTTAGTGAACCAACTACTAGTTACAGTGAAGTCTGGGAAAGAGAGGCTGCTAGGACGTGTGCTTTTGTGTCTAGCTGCTTGGTTTATGTCTGTATTGTCTTTCCAGACCTCTACAAAAACGAATCCAACTAAATGATATAACATCCATTATATCTGTTGAGGAAGGTCCTGACAGAGGGATGAGAATTATGACACGAAAAATAATCTCAGCCAGTAATCATTTTCAAACTAATTACTGTCGTGTGAATTTTTGGGGGATAATATTCAACTCTACCGAGGCTTACATTCTAATCTATGTTTTGCTATTACAATGTGGTTCTACACCGTTATGGATGCGTTTCTGTGGTGCGTTTCCATTTTGCCTGCCATGACTTAGACCCCAAACAACATGCATGCATAAGAATTACATCTTAATTACACACGCCTAATGGACGATTTTGAACCCTAGAATTACAAACACTAAAATCAGAGATAGTGTTATGAGCCAGTGATTACGGAGCAGAAAAGCACCAAAGCAGACTTGAGTGTTGTCATTATGGATTCGTCCCACATGgcgccctattccatatatagtgcactacttttgactagggtgcatggcctctggtcaaaagtagttcactatgtagggaaaacgtgtgccatttgggactcatagTAAGAGTGTCCTCCTCAGCCCAGGCTCAGACAGCTAaagatgtgtgtctgtctgtgtgtttatttCAGTCCCAGTCCATTGGAATGAATCCTCTGTACGTCATGGTGCCTTGTACTCTCAGTGCTTCCTTTGCCTTCATGCTACCTGTGGCCACACCACCCAATGCTATCGTCTTCTCATACGGCTACCTCAAGGTTTCTGACATGGTGAGTTACAGTACATCATTTTATAAAGATAATATAATCTAGTGAATTGTCTATCTTATTATTcattaacaaaaataaataatagcAAACAAATCCTAAATCTATTTAGGAAACTTCTTAATGTGCCATTTACAAATAATTTGAGGACAATTGTCCTGGGCCACAGATCACTTGATTGCCTTCTCCTGTTTGAATGATTGCTAACAGAACTTGAAATTCGTTGCACCTCATTTTACTTCCCCGCTCTCTCCCAGGCTAGGACAGGTATAGTGATGAACATCATCGGCATCCTGTGCATCACTCTGGCCATCAACAGCTGGGGCAGGGCCATGTTCCACCTAGACACCTTCCCTACTTGGGCCAACACTACTGGTGTTTGAGGGCACCAAGGGGCCCCGGTCCACACCATGAGGAATGCACATAGAGGGCCCCTAATGTGCCATGGACCTCTGGCGAGAAAGGCACCAACGTGACTGGTCGTGTTAGGTTGTTGGGAGAAAAGCCACATAGCTTCCATTACAAAGGACACTTGAATCACCCTGTGgaaagagaggatggatggatggatggatgagtggGTGGGTGGATTGGAGGATGAGTTTAACTGGAGAGAAGAATGAGGTTAAAAGTAGCACTACTGTACTTTTAATGCTGTAATGTGTTATACAGAGTATGTCCAGTTCCATTTAAAATGCCCAAGTATTATCTCCATCACATTATCATGTTCTCAACTTCTCACTCTCAGAAGAAGGTTCTGTCTCATATTTGTTGGTCTGTTTATATCTCAAGACCCATAGTTGAAATCCATTTGGGGTTTAAGATTTTTGATAAACTGTTAATTTGCACAAAACAGCTTCTGAACTATGTTTCCATGACCAAATAATGTCatcttctctgctctctgctcatCTATAGTCTTATATTAACTTGTTTTAATTTTGCTCGTAGTCAATGGTGAAACATGGTGCAATGTACTACCGACCCCATTTGAACTTTGAATACTGTATGACTGTATAACTTGAGATCCCTCTGTACACACTTTTCTAAACTTGAATCATTGGGGCTGGAAAATGCAAAACATATTGAAAACTCCGATATGTGAATATACTGTACGATGGTTACTGTGTGCTGACACTTTGATGTTTCTCCTTTGTTATAACAGTAATATAATATGTAATTCAATACTTTTTATTGAATTATTGGTATATTATCTTGATCAAAAGTTGTATATTTATGAGATGTAATATAGTTTATAGTGTATTGTATATGGTGCTTGCTATTGCACCCTCTGAAATGGACAAAATGTCAAAGGTAATGTCTGGGCTGCTTGCATGTACAGTCAGAGATGGGCAAAAATGACAAGatacaattacaaaatacaaTTACAGAATACAATTACAgaatacaattacaaaataccataaagatcaatgtatcaaaataaactacaaaatacttgtattttgaaatgtatttaattaaattacatgtattttgtattttaaaatacagaaatagatTTGCAAGTTGCTGGCCCGAACTgcaacaacattctcagtaacggtTACAGAAACGTTTTACTtgctgtgactgtgatatgttgttatTTATCTACCTTAGGTAAATGCACTGACTGCATATGTGAAAATGAACATACCAAACTGAACTGCAAAGTACACTGTGTATTATTATTGGCCTTGTTTCGGGgtcatgtctagatgggatacagcttAACCTAATTTTCTAACCTGCTAATaagttaattatcctaacctactGCGTAAGTCCTCCTAAACCTGCTATGAAAAGTCAATTTTGACAAAGCTGTGTCCCTTTTACACAAAATCTTTTTTTCGGGGCgaagctcattagaataatactctGCTTGCTTTGCAATTGTCCATTTTTACATACACATTTAtatttagttcatttagcagaccaCACCATAGTGCTGTTagacttctgataccaatgcaAGGTGAAAGGGAGCCACAAAATGGTGAACCGCTATACAAAATGAAAATACTAATTACTGTACAGCTCTTGAAagtatcttgttacaaaatacattggagtgtagttcagcccagtgtaataTAAATGACAAAATACATCTCTGTACAGTGTCTTATAGGAAAATAAAATATGTATTCATCTTAACGGaccaaatatgtattttttttcatAATTGTTATGTGTATATAAAACAATCACTTTCACACAAAAAACTGTACATTTTGTTAGTGTTGCCTGTGAAGCATAATGTTACCAAACCTAAGTTGCTCCTAATAACTTCATTCAGCCATGTGCCATTAGTTACATAATGAAATGGGAAATTGTTGGTTGTCTTGAAAAATGGACCACTAACCCAGGACAAATTCTTTCAAGGAGAATCGAACATGAAATGCTGTCCTCCCAGGAACATTGTGAAAACCTACTGTAGCATGTCCACCTTTCAGTCTGGGCAGAAGCATTGTTCAATGCAGCCAAGATCACTGTGTACCTTTCTTTATATATAAAGAAATGACCTATTCTCAAATAGATTGAAGACATTGCTTAGCTCTACAGAGCGTGACTTAGAGTGCAGTTTTAAATATATAGACGGAGGGGAGCTGTGCCAGCAGGAATGTCAAGAGTTTTTtgaatgtattgttttgtatGCTTGAGTTATGTTCTTCCCAGCAGGTCCTGGAATGTAAAGAAACCCATTGTAACCTTAAATTcagtcacgatcgtcttcgggagaaagagaggaggaccgaggcgcagcgtgatatgaatacatcttctattATTtataacgaagaacacttaaccaaactttacaaaacaacaaaacgaacgtgacgctgtATAGAAAATAGTGctgaacacaaaacactacacatagacaatcacccacaaaacccaacagaaaacaggctacctaaatatggttctcaatcagggacaacgattgacagctgcctctgattgagaaccatatcaggccaaacacaggaaaccaacacagaaatagaaaacatagattacccacccaactcacgccctgaccacactaaaacaaagaaaatacaaaagaactatggtcagaacgtgacaaattcATTATAACCCCTATAGAATAAAGAGTTATagattcagcaaaaaaagaaacgtccctttttcaggaccctgtctctcaaagataattcgtaaaaatccaaataacttcacagatcttcattgtaaaggttttaaacactgtttcccatgcttgttcaatgaaccataaacaattaatgaacatgcacctgtggaacggtcattaagacactaacagcttagagacggtaggcaattaaggtcacagttatgaaaacttaggacactaaagaggcctttctactgactctgaaaaaacactaaaagaaagatgcccagggtccctgcgtgtgcagatgtggccagggcaataaattgcaatgtacgtactgtgagacgcctaagacagcgctacagggagacaggacagacagttgatcgtcctcgcagtggcagaccacgtgtaacaacacctgcacaggattggtacatccaaacatcacacctggggGACAGGTAcatgatggcaaca comes from Salvelinus namaycush isolate Seneca chromosome 34, SaNama_1.0, whole genome shotgun sequence and encodes:
- the LOC120029139 gene encoding solute carrier family 13 member 5-like; translated protein: MAAFLKSLRNLKNEIVLFSAPLLLLPLPLVIGTKEAACAYVIILMAVYWCTEALPLAVTALLPAVLFPMFGIMQSKDVCMQYLKDTNMLFVGGLMVAVAVEHWNLHKRIALRVLLFVGVRPALLMLGFMGVTAFLSMWISNTATTAMMVPIVQAVLEQLNNYTETEMPVILSTEENPQPQDPTDSKQTEKQAEGHVVVTCLDPFVEAIRRKEAADKKKMCKGMTLCVCYAASIGGTATLTGTGPNLVLKGQMNQLFPNNGDVINFASWFGFAFPNMILMLTLAWLWLQFVFMGFNFKKTWGCGAVKTEKEIAVYNVIKEQHRQLGSMSFGELSVLGLFSCLVVLWFTRDPGFVAGWATYIFNADAEYVTDATVAVFIAVLLFVLPSKPPRFCCRRSQSFDTEHQHPADPTPALLTWKVAQKKLPWSIVLLLGGGFALAKGSEESGLSMWMGDQMTPLHTIPPWAIAIILCLLIAIFTECTSNVATATLFLPVLASMSQSIGMNPLYVMVPCTLSASFAFMLPVATPPNAIVFSYGYLKVSDMARTGIVMNIIGILCITLAINSWGRAMFHLDTFPTWANTTGV